In the genome of Peromyscus eremicus chromosome 1, PerEre_H2_v1, whole genome shotgun sequence, the window tgttctagaacttgctctgtagaccaggctggcctcagactcagagatctgcctgcctctgcctcccaagtgttgggattaaaggtgtgcaccactaccgcccggctccatTCTCTGCATTTTATAGGCgaagaaactgagactcaggGGTGAGATCCTGCCCAAATGATCCACCTTGTAGCACAGAATGATGGGAACTGTATATAGACTGGGAACCAGCTCCTTGCTGGGGGGTAGTGGTTGAGTCCTCACCTGTACCCCTCGGTCCTGCAAATGTTGGATCAGGCTTTTCCTCATGATGAACCTGGGAGGAAGGATGGGGATGGCAAGGGTGACGACACAGTGATGAGAGGGACAAAGGAGAAGGGTGGTGGCAGGTCCCCGTGTGGACCCTCCCCCCAGCAGCCCTGCCCACCTCACCATTTTGTAACCGTAGCTGACAGTCGATTCATCCATCCACAGGAAAATGGGAAGTAAGTCCTGTGGAGAAGTGGCGGGGTCAGCTCCTTGGTGTGGTCCCTCGATGTCATCCCTCACTCCTCCCCCGactcccacccctccaccccctccctgtCACAGGGATGGAGTGGTAAGGACTCTTTGACCAATGTAACCCTGGCCTGGCCTGAAGAAACTTGGAAGCTGCCTACAGTGAGAGCCTCTGTGTCCTGGAGTCGTTGGTTTAAGAGCTtgtctctttcctgtctttttttttttttttttggtttttcaagacagggtttctctatgtacctttggtggctggcctggatctcattctgtagcccaggctggcctcccgagtgctgggattaaaggtgtgcgccctgGCTCcctttcctatcttttttttttttaaagatttatttatttattatgtatacagtgttctgcctgcatgtatgcctgagggccagaagagggcaccagatctcattacagatggttgtgagccaccatgtggttgctgggaattgaactcaggacctctggaagagcagtcggtgctcttaacctctgagccatctctccagcccccctttcctATCTAAGGACAGGGAACTGAGTCGTAGACAGTGGGGTTGTGCTGGAGATCTAAAGCACATCAGTGATGGCCTGGGACCAGCTTGGTTCCAGAACTGGACGTCACAGGGGTCCTCCTGGTTGAGTCTGGGTGGATTTTTAAAGaccagctggtctggaacttgcaaCCCTCTGGCCTtggcctcatgagtgctgggattacaggtgtgtgacgcAGTGCCCAAATTTGGAAGGGTCTTCAGATGAGACACTGCTCAATAGGCTGGCTACTTGTCACAACTTACCTCACTTCCGGGATGATTTTAGAGCAGTGTCCTAGGTCAGACTCTGGAGTTTGCCTGGGCTCCATAtttccagctgtgtgaccttgggcaagtcacagACACTCTTCGCATATCTGAtactaatgtgtgtgtgggggtcatgACTTTATCCTTCCGGGAGGGGGCACTGTAAGGTAATGGTCAAATACCCCCACAGTCTGTGAAAACCTTTAACCCTGTGTAAAACACGGCAAACACAACGCTTTGGAAAGGGGCTGTGGGGCTAGCTAGCTTTCCTGAGAACCAACCACATAGCTGAACCAGAGCTTTGGGGACAGTCCTGGAGAAGTTGTCAGAAAGGCAAGGGAGGAGGCAGGCCCCAGCTAAGGAAGTACCTAGTCCCTAATACTTCCTCCTATGGTCACTTTGTTAACAGCGCTGCTGTAGGGTGGACCGACCCAACCTTTTGAGAATGAGAAAGCCATGCTGTCAGCCCAGAGGGCCTGACCCAGGCTCGTCAGTTGTATTTCCTAGACTGACCTACCCACATTATTACACACTACAACTCCACTGACCAGAGAGGTTTCCATCAAGGTACTGAATGAATTCTTCCTAAAACTGCAGACTGATAACATATTTGCCTGCAAGTCAGGGCGTCACAGACCCCTTAGTGTTCATGAGTGCCAAGCAGGAACTACAGTggtgcagcactaggaaggctgaagcaggaggattgagaatttgaggtcaacctggactGTAGTGAGACCTTcgtttcaaacaaaaaaaaacaaaacaaaacaagatcagGCCTTCTCGATGGCTTAGTGCAGTGGCCGtcagccttcctgatgctgcgaccctttaatacagctcctcacgttgtggggacccccaaccataacattatgttcattgctacttcctaactgtaattttgctactgttatgaatcacaatgtacatagctgttttctgatggtcttaggctatccctgtgaaagggtccttcgaTCCCCAAAgaggtctcgacccacaggttgagaaacatttGCTTAGTGGCTAAGACTCTTGCCATGAAAGCCCAGGTAACGTGAGTCCAATCTCTGGAACCTATATAAACGCAGAAAGAGGgttgtctctggcctccaaatacataccatggcacatgcgcgcacgcacacatgcacacacgagcacacacacacacacacacacacacacacacacgcatctataacaaattaaaaacaaaccaggatGTGACCTGGCTGGTAGACTGTTCCCCGGCATACACTGTGTCCCGTGCTGACTAGaaccaggcaggtgtggtggtgtatgcctataatTGAAGCACTagtgaagtggaggcaggaggattaaaaattcaatgtcttcctcagctgcttagttccaggccagtttaAGATACATGAAACgctgtctcaagaaaaccaaaccaaaccaaatctaTAAAGGGCCATGgggttggagagctggctcagtggttaagagtgcttgctattcGTTCAGAGGGCCTGAATTTGGTTCTAAGTACTCATGTTGGGttgttcacaaccacctgtaactcattCCGGGGGAtccaaccctcttctggcctctatccCTGCACACATGAGGTaggctcacacacactcacagtaaaaaaaaatatttaaagaatctTGGTGACTCTGAGGGAACTAGGGAACTGGGGATCCTGGGCAATGTGGCCTGAGCTGGGTGTTTCCAAGCCTTATCTCATCACTGGTACCTGTTGATGATggtgggcaggaagcagaagaaaaactTCTCAGGGATGGAGACAAAAGGTAGCAGCCCCAGGTAGTAGAGCAGCAGTATCCAGATTGATCTCAATATGGTGAAGGCCATCGGCATGTCAGGGTTCTGGGTGGCGAGGGGAGAAGTGAGAAGCAGACTCATTGCGCCTGGGACATCAGAGAGTTGGTATGGGCCCATGGGGTCAGGGCTGGACATCAAAGTCACACTTGAACAGTGTAATGGTTAATTCTGTCAACTTGATTAAGAAGTggtaccgccgggcggtggtggcgcacgcctttaatcgcaggactcgggaggcagagccaggcggatctctgtgtgttcgaggctagcctgatctacagagtgagttccaagacaggctccaaagctacacagagaaactctatctcaaaaaaaaaaaaccaaaaaaacaaacaaacaaacaaaaaaaagtagtaGTAACTTGGAGTTTGGTGAAACacacctgtgggcatgtctgaggATGTTTCCACAGAATTAGCTAAGGGAGGGAAGAAACCCACCCtgagtgtgggcagcaccatctctGTAGGCTAGGAGTCTGGATAAACAAAaggggggaaaaggaagaagCCAGCCCAGGCATTGTCTTCCCTCTGCAGCCTCACTATTGAGTGGCTGTTTCTCATGCTCTCTACCTCTAGCAATTGGGCCAAAGTGGCTAGGGGTCAaaatctctgaaaccatgagaaCCTGAAGGTCTGTTACAGTAACAAACAACTGACCAACACAGCCAGTACTGGGGGGTCCCTAGAGCTGACCTCACGGCGACATCACGGCAGTGCACACAGCCACACGCATGGTCCTACTGCTCCAAGTCCCACTCTTGGGGACTGTGCTCAAAGTAGGGCCCTCCAGCATGGACTCCCTGGGCTGGGGTGGCTTCTGGCCCCATAGCAGAGAAAGGGGGACTCACGGCAGCCTTGCACTTCTTCATGACTGAGCTCTTCTCTGAAGTCCAGATGGTAATATGGCTGCGGTCAAAGCTCCTGGCCAGGTTGGCTACCTAGGACGGGAACGAGGGGAGTAAGGAAGCCAGGCCTCCTCTCTTGGGCCTGCCCTCACCTGCCTGGCTTCAGTACCACCTTGTGAATgagctcttcatttttttctttgatctcCACACTCACGGGCAACCTTGGAAATTTCTGGAATACATCCTCCAGTCGTATCATGTGTCGATCTGACCCGTGGGCAAAATGGCCTGGGAGTCAGGTCACAAAAACTGGGGTCAGAGTGGGATAGCTGAGCTAGAGCCGGGAAGTACGGAGAGTATGTGAGAAGATGGCTAAGCAGTGTAAGCCTGGCTGAACACATCCTACCTGGTGAGAAATAGATCTCCAGTTCTTTCTTGTAGAGGGGCAGTTCCTGTGGAGAGCAAATGTCATCAGGACACACATGTGCAAGTATGTCAACCTCAGTATGAGAGGCTGCAAAGCTCACCTTGAAGTCCAGGCTGTTCACATCCTTATTTAGGCCTGACTGGCGCGACAGGTTCTTGTCGTGGGATACTACCACCACTCCATCCCGTGTGAGCTGGCAGTCAAGTTCCAAGAGATCTGCTCGCTGGGCCATGGAACTACGGGAGCAAAGGTCAGTGGGGGAAGAGGACCAGGGAAGGACCGGGGCATGTAGTGGAGGGGAGATCCTGGGACAGAGTTTATGGTGGGACGTGTGACCCCACCTGCATAATTCCAGGGGCTTCCAGACACCCAAATTAGGAAGTGAGTAAATAGCACCCTTGGCTGCCCTGCAGAGCTCACCCCACAACCTTACATGTCGGACTTACTTCTCTATGGCCTCCATAGTATTCTCCAGCCGCTCTCCAGACCCTGTGTGAGGCAGTTTGGGTGGGTCCCCGGGGCCTggcctgaccttcctgcctccttctcttcccGACGGCTTCCACTTGCTTCaggtttcctctcctcccatcggCCAGGTTGAGCTGGTCTCTCCTCTATCGCGTGCCCTCCAGGCCCCCGGGACTCTCCTTACCTCTGTCTTCACCATTCCCTCCCACCTTGTACCTCCACTCTGCGCTGCCCACTGTGGCACCTCTCTTCCTAGGCTTCACTCCACCCAAGTGGCTGCCAACCCCTCCCGCCTCCCTGACTCAGCTCACCTCCGCGGTGGGCAGCCAGGCGGATGGGGAAGGCTGGAGCCCTGGTTGCGTGCAGCAGGTGAGGTCGGCgcaggaagaagatggagagcGCGATGTAGCTGCCCAGGGTGGGCAGGAGGTACAGGATGGGGACCATAGCCTCACCCCTCAGCAGGTGTCTGCCACAGTGCAGCCTCCCAGTCCCGTGGggctctgctgcctgctgccGCCGCcgagcctgcctgcctgcctgcctgcctgccgagCCAGTGTAGGCTGGCTCCACTGCTGGGCAGTACCACGCCCCGGGACCTGCTGAGCCTGCTGCTGTGTGCTCCTGGCACTTGGCCAGACTGCAGAGCTGGGGCAGGCGCAGGAACCCAGGCAGGCAGCCCTGGGCTTCATGTCCACAGACTTCACAGATCCCAACACCCCCTTCTGTTCTtgactgggtgggtgggtgggtgtgtgtgtgtggggggtcacCATGTTTTAGACCTTTCTCTCTCCCATGGGTGCTTGTGGCCAGGATCTGTAACTGCCTTTGCCACTTCCCAGGAATTTGGGGATGTAGGGTGCCCCTGAGTCACAACAAATCACCCCAGCTGGTTAAACAGGAAGCTGTCAGGGAAGACAGTGACTGAAGGAAAACTGACCCCTTTCCAGGAGACTGGAATTCCTTATACCCCATCCTCATCCCTGGCCAGCTGGAGCCAAAGACTACAGGGCCGTGGAGGGCCACAGCTGGAGGCAGGGGTCAGTTGTGAGAACAgcatgctggggggggggggtctcgtcggcacacacagacagaggcaggGTTATCCATATACACAtctctatatttatatattagatacaggcacagggaggtggggaggggcgcCAGCTGTCCATGGCCCCACCTCCACTTCCAATAACCCACACACAGAAGCAGCAAGGGTGTTACATGGGGCAGCTTTGACAGGGAGAGGGTTTGGCCTGGCCTGGCTCCTCAGGGAAACTAGCC includes:
- the Gdpd3 gene encoding lysophospholipase D GDPD3, whose translation is MVPILYLLPTLGSYIALSIFFLRRPHLLHATRAPAFPIRLAAHRGGSGERLENTMEAIENSMAQRADLLELDCQLTRDGVVVVSHDKNLSRQSGLNKDVNSLDFKELPLYKKELEIYFSPGHFAHGSDRHMIRLEDVFQKFPRLPVSVEIKEKNEELIHKVANLARSFDRSHITIWTSEKSSVMKKCKAANPDMPMAFTILRSIWILLLYYLGLLPFVSIPEKFFFCFLPTIINRTYFPFSCGWMNRLSATVTKWFIMRKSLIQHLQDRGVQVLFWCLNEESDFEVAFNLGASGVMTDFPTALRHYLDKKEPRAPASSV